A window of Solea senegalensis isolate Sse05_10M linkage group LG20, IFAPA_SoseM_1, whole genome shotgun sequence contains these coding sequences:
- the ndrg1a gene encoding protein NDRG1a isoform X2 has protein sequence MVLEDSDVEMIVDEIEISEHDVDTPYGRVHCTMKGVPKGDRPVLLTYHDIGLNHKTCWDTLFNHEDMSEIMQHFAVCHVDAPGQQEGANTFSTGYEYPSMDQLAETLPVVLKHFGLKSVIAMGVGAGAYILTRFALDYSNMVEGLMLININPCAEGWMDWAAHKISGWTHAEPDTIISHLFGKEEIHNNQDLIATYRHHIINDMNPFNLHLFVKSYESRRDLEIERPIPGSHVRTLKCPSLLVVGDSSPAVEAVVECNTKLDPTKATLLKMSDCGGMPQVDQPAKLTEAFKYFIQGMGYIPSASMTRLARSRTASGSSVTSFEGSRSRSHTHEGNRSRSHTNEGRNRSHTADNQRGQPHTDSPMDGAANSNVDQGVPKSTEVSC, from the exons ATGGTTTTGGAGGATTCCGATGTGGAAATGATTGTGGATGAGATTGAAATCAGT gaacaCGATGTGGACACGCCTTATGGAAGAGTCCACTGTACAATGAAGGGGGTTCCCAAGGGGGACAGACCTGTCCTCCTCACCTATCATGACATTGGACTGAACC ACAAAACCTGCTGGGACACGCTCTTCAACCATGAAGACATGTCCGAGATCATGCAGCACTTTGCCGTGTGTCACGTTGATGCCCCCGGGCAACAAGAGGGAGCCAACACTTTTTCCACTGG ataTGAATACCCTTCTATGGACCAACTCGCTGAGACACTCCCAGTTGTGCTGAAGCACTTTGG GCTGAAGAGTGTTATTGCGATGGGCGTTGGTGCCGGGGCCTACATTCTGACCAGATTCGCT CTGGACTACTCCAACATGGTAGAGGGTCTGATGCTCATCAACATCAACCCATGTGCCGAAGGCTGGATGGACTGGGCTGCACACAAG ATCAGCGGATGGACCCACGCTGAGCCTGACACCATCATCTCCCACCTCTTTGGAAAG GAGGAGATCCACAACAACCAGGACCTGATTGCAACATACCGCCACCACATCATAAATGACATGAACCCATTCAACCTGCATCTCTTTGTCAAGTCCTATGAAAG CCGAAGGGATCTGGAAATTGAGAGGCCGATTCCTGGAAGCCATGTCAGAACCCTCAA GTGCCCCTCTCTGCTGGTGGTTGGTGACAGCTCTCCTGCTGTGGAGGCTGTG GTTGAGTGCAACACCAAGCTGGACCCAACAAAGGCTACCCTGCTTAAG ATGTCTGACTGCGGTGGAATGCCCCAGGTTGACCAG CCAGCAAAACTGACAGAAGCTTTCAAGTACTTCATTCAGGGCATGGGATACA TACCATCTGCCAGCATGACCCGTCTGGCCCGCTCCCGCACCGCGTCCGGCTCCAGTGTCACGTCCTTCGAAGGCAGCCGCTCCCGCTCCCACACCCACGAGGGGAACCGCTCCCGCTCCCACACCAACGAGGGCCGCAACCGCAGCCACACGGCCGACAACCAGCGCGGCCAGCCCCACACGGACAGCCCCATGGACGGCGCGGCCAACAGCAACGTGGATCAGGGGGTCCCCAAGTCCACCGAAGTGTCCTGCTAA
- the ndrg1a gene encoding protein NDRG1a isoform X1, whose product MADTVESKPLLELPGLIEAVQQLVIKEHDVDTPYGRVHCTMKGVPKGDRPVLLTYHDIGLNHKTCWDTLFNHEDMSEIMQHFAVCHVDAPGQQEGANTFSTGYEYPSMDQLAETLPVVLKHFGLKSVIAMGVGAGAYILTRFALDYSNMVEGLMLININPCAEGWMDWAAHKISGWTHAEPDTIISHLFGKEEIHNNQDLIATYRHHIINDMNPFNLHLFVKSYESRRDLEIERPIPGSHVRTLKCPSLLVVGDSSPAVEAVVECNTKLDPTKATLLKMSDCGGMPQVDQPAKLTEAFKYFIQGMGYIPSASMTRLARSRTASGSSVTSFEGSRSRSHTHEGNRSRSHTNEGRNRSHTADNQRGQPHTDSPMDGAANSNVDQGVPKSTEVSC is encoded by the exons ATGGCTGACACCGTTGAGTCCAAACCTCTGCTGGAACTGCCT GGCCTGATTGAGGCTGTACAGCAGCTTGTTATCAAG gaacaCGATGTGGACACGCCTTATGGAAGAGTCCACTGTACAATGAAGGGGGTTCCCAAGGGGGACAGACCTGTCCTCCTCACCTATCATGACATTGGACTGAACC ACAAAACCTGCTGGGACACGCTCTTCAACCATGAAGACATGTCCGAGATCATGCAGCACTTTGCCGTGTGTCACGTTGATGCCCCCGGGCAACAAGAGGGAGCCAACACTTTTTCCACTGG ataTGAATACCCTTCTATGGACCAACTCGCTGAGACACTCCCAGTTGTGCTGAAGCACTTTGG GCTGAAGAGTGTTATTGCGATGGGCGTTGGTGCCGGGGCCTACATTCTGACCAGATTCGCT CTGGACTACTCCAACATGGTAGAGGGTCTGATGCTCATCAACATCAACCCATGTGCCGAAGGCTGGATGGACTGGGCTGCACACAAG ATCAGCGGATGGACCCACGCTGAGCCTGACACCATCATCTCCCACCTCTTTGGAAAG GAGGAGATCCACAACAACCAGGACCTGATTGCAACATACCGCCACCACATCATAAATGACATGAACCCATTCAACCTGCATCTCTTTGTCAAGTCCTATGAAAG CCGAAGGGATCTGGAAATTGAGAGGCCGATTCCTGGAAGCCATGTCAGAACCCTCAA GTGCCCCTCTCTGCTGGTGGTTGGTGACAGCTCTCCTGCTGTGGAGGCTGTG GTTGAGTGCAACACCAAGCTGGACCCAACAAAGGCTACCCTGCTTAAG ATGTCTGACTGCGGTGGAATGCCCCAGGTTGACCAG CCAGCAAAACTGACAGAAGCTTTCAAGTACTTCATTCAGGGCATGGGATACA TACCATCTGCCAGCATGACCCGTCTGGCCCGCTCCCGCACCGCGTCCGGCTCCAGTGTCACGTCCTTCGAAGGCAGCCGCTCCCGCTCCCACACCCACGAGGGGAACCGCTCCCGCTCCCACACCAACGAGGGCCGCAACCGCAGCCACACGGCCGACAACCAGCGCGGCCAGCCCCACACGGACAGCCCCATGGACGGCGCGGCCAACAGCAACGTGGATCAGGGGGTCCCCAAGTCCACCGAAGTGTCCTGCTAA
- the LOC122786119 gene encoding CCN family member 4-like, with product MSWLLLWILTAGGIQQAFSQNSTAMPPATAVTSTPTDLYNRTQYCKWPCECPVAITSCPPGVSLIMDGCDCCKTCARQVGEVCNEADTCDYHKGLYCDYSSDKPRYEKGLCAYMVGTGCEHDGVIYRNGQSFKPSCKYQCVCVNGAIGCVGLCTESKPPRVWCQTPRRVKIRGQCCEQWICDEPKRGRKTAPRHAVEAYTAETGSWHKNCITQTTSWSPCSKTCGRGLSLRISNANDQCEMVKESRLCNLRPCEVDITKHIKPGKKCLNIYREDQPYNLTISGCTSKKNFRPKYCGVCTDERCCIPYKSKTIDVEFECPNGTGFTWKMLWVQACFCNLSCKNPNDIFTELESYYGYPEVMN from the exons ATGAGTTGGCTCCTGTTGTGGATTCTAACAGCAGGCGGAATTCAACAG GCCTTCTCCCAGAATTCCACTGCCATGCCGCCTGCCACAGCCGTCACATCCACACCCACAGATCTATACAACCGGACACAGTACTGCAAGTGGCCCTGTGAGTGTCCCGTTGCCATCACATCCTGTCCACCCGGTGTGAGCCTCATCATGGACGGATGTGACTGCTGCAAAACCTGCGCCCGGCAGGTGGGCGAGGTGTGCAACGAGGCGGACACGTGTGACTACCACAAGGGACTGTACTGTGACTACAGCTCGGACAAGCCTAGGTACGAAAAAGGATTGTGTGCAT ATATGGTGGGTACAGGCTGTGAGCACGACGGTGTGATATACCGCAACGGGCAGAGCTTCAAGCCCAGCTGTAAATaccagtgtgtctgtgtgaatggTGCCATCGGATGTGTGGGACTGTGCACAGAGTCCAAGCCTCCCCGGGTCTGGTGCCAAACCCCACGTCGGGTCAAAATTCGTGGACAATGCTGTGAGCAATGGATCTGTGATGAGCCCAAGAGGGGGCGCAAGACAGCACCGAGACACGCTGTGGAAG CATATACAGCTGAGACAGGGAGCTGGCACAAAAACTGCATTACCCAGACTACCTCATGGAGCCCCTGCTCCAAGACCTGTGGTCGTGGCCTTTCCCTGAGGATCTCAAACGCCAACGACCAATGTGAGATGGTCAAGGAGTCTCGTCTCTGCAACCTTCGACCCTGCGAGGTCGACATCACCAAACACATCAAG CCAGGAAAGAAATGTCTCAACATCTACAGGGAAGATCAGCCGTACAACCTCACCATCTCTGGCTGCACCAGCAAGAAGAATTTCAGGCCCAAATACTGCGGCGTCTGCACCGACGAGCGCTGCTGCATCCCCTACAAGTCCAAAACCATCGACGTGGAGTTTGAGTGTCCTAATGGGACAGGATTCACCTGGAAGATGCTGTGGGTTCAGGCCTGTTTCTGCAACCTCAGCTGCAAGAACCCCAATGACATCTTCACTGAGCTGGAGAGTTACTATGGTTACCCCGAAGTCATGAACTGA